One genomic segment of Candidatus Kuenenbacteria bacterium HGW-Kuenenbacteria-1 includes these proteins:
- a CDS encoding site-2 protease family protein has protein sequence MFFEYLSTQPLFAIVTLLGIIYALTVHEFSHAFTTTLLGDDTAKNSGRLTLNPLAHLDFIGFLMLLSIGFGWGKPVPYNPNNLKNQKWGPAIVAFAGPLSNIISFFIFIGIFKYLIPFLKFTPSDLLVYFLSYLIIINIILAIFNLIPIPPLDGSKILFAVLPDQFENFKISLEQNGPYILIGLLVLDNLFNIGIFSSLFNWVIGLIGLI, from the coding sequence ATGTTTTTTGAATATTTATCTACACAACCATTATTTGCAATTGTTACTCTTTTGGGAATTATTTATGCATTAACTGTTCATGAATTTTCTCACGCATTTACAACTACTTTATTGGGTGATGATACTGCTAAAAATTCAGGACGATTAACATTAAATCCATTGGCGCATCTTGATTTTATTGGATTCTTAATGTTATTATCTATTGGTTTTGGTTGGGGAAAACCCGTCCCTTATAATCCTAATAATTTAAAAAATCAAAAATGGGGACCAGCGATTGTTGCCTTTGCTGGCCCTTTGTCAAACATCATTAGTTTTTTTATTTTTATAGGAATTTTTAAATATTTAATTCCATTTTTAAAATTTACCCCTAGTGATTTATTAGTTTATTTTTTAAGTTATTTAATTATAATCAATATCATTTTAGCAATTTTTAATTTGATTCCAATTCCTCCATTGGATGGTTCTAAAATTTTATTTGCTGTTTTGCCAGATCAATTTGAAAATTTTAAAATTTCCTTAGAACAAAATGGGCCATATATTTTAATCGGTTTGCTTGTATTAGATAATTTATTTAATATTGGAATTTTCAGCAGTTTGTTTAATTGGGTTATTGGGTTGATTGGTTTGATTTAA
- a CDS encoding 50S ribosomal protein L28 has protein sequence MSRKCSVCKRSSIKSVSRSHSNIATKKRQYINLQTKKIDGEKIKICTSCIKTKNKKLEKGE, from the coding sequence ATGTCTAGAAAATGCTCTGTTTGTAAACGAAGTTCAATTAAATCTGTTAGTCGTAGTCATTCAAATATTGCGACTAAAAAACGTCAATATATAAATTTGCAAACAAAAAAAATTGATGGAGAAAAAATCAAAATTTGCACATCTTGTATAAAAACAAAAAATAAAAAATTAGAAAAAGGGGAATAA